Proteins from one Pseudomonas grandcourensis genomic window:
- a CDS encoding transporter substrate-binding domain-containing protein, with product MGSPIRSASRLLLAMLAASTMMPSQAAQLVRIGAAHFPPYTVRPESGADTGLLPQLVEALNASQTDYQFVLVPTSIPRRFGDFKQGRVDMAIFENPAWGWEEIPHTAVDMGLEDAEIFVAQRLPDRQQSYFADLSGKRLALFSGYHYEFANFNADPLYLAKNYNATLTYSHDSNLLMVLRGRADIALVTRSYLSDYFLRNEKVADELLASQRVDQIYHHYAILRPTAPISGEAFGKLLQGLRDNGQMLRIFDPYKIALVPVPHNEPAPQAAN from the coding sequence ATGGGTTCGCCAATTCGGTCAGCCTCGCGGCTTTTGCTGGCGATGCTTGCGGCGTCAACGATGATGCCGTCCCAGGCAGCGCAACTGGTGCGCATAGGTGCCGCGCACTTTCCGCCCTACACCGTGCGCCCGGAATCCGGAGCCGATACCGGGTTGCTGCCGCAGCTGGTCGAGGCCCTGAACGCATCGCAAACTGACTACCAGTTTGTCCTGGTGCCCACTTCCATTCCCCGGCGTTTTGGTGATTTCAAGCAGGGCCGGGTCGACATGGCCATCTTCGAAAATCCCGCGTGGGGTTGGGAAGAGATCCCCCACACGGCCGTCGATATGGGGCTGGAGGATGCCGAGATTTTTGTCGCGCAACGCCTGCCCGATCGACAGCAAAGCTATTTTGCCGACCTGAGCGGCAAGCGCCTGGCACTGTTCAGCGGCTATCACTACGAGTTCGCCAACTTCAATGCCGACCCCTTGTACCTCGCGAAAAACTACAACGCCACGCTGACCTATTCCCATGACAGCAATCTGCTGATGGTATTACGCGGTCGGGCCGACATTGCCCTGGTCACGCGCTCTTACCTGAGCGACTACTTCCTGCGCAATGAAAAAGTCGCCGATGAATTGCTGGCATCCCAGCGCGTCGACCAGATCTATCACCACTACGCCATTCTGCGCCCGACCGCGCCCATCAGCGGCGAGGCCTTCGGCAAGTTGTTGCAAGGCTTGCGGGACAACGGCCAGATGCTGAGGATTTTTGATCCGTACAAGATTGCACTGGTGCCGGTCCCGCACAACGAACCGGCGCCACAAGCCGCCAATTGA
- a CDS encoding TetR/AcrR family transcriptional regulator has product MDEQKALRVMRQLVDDGQLTDPDSARGKLLQVAAHLFRNKGYERTTVRDLAGAVGIQSGSIFHHFKSKDEILRAVMEETILYNTALMRAAIAEAGNVREQVLALIRCELQSIMGGSGEAMAVLVYEWRSLSEEGQAKVLALRDIYEDIWLQVLGEAKTAGFIRGDVFITRRFLTGALSWTTTWFRAGGSMSLDQLADEALILVLEDRQ; this is encoded by the coding sequence GTGGACGAGCAAAAAGCCCTGAGGGTGATGCGCCAATTGGTCGACGACGGCCAACTGACCGACCCGGACAGCGCCCGTGGCAAGCTGCTGCAAGTGGCGGCCCACCTGTTCCGCAATAAAGGCTATGAACGCACGACCGTGCGCGACCTGGCCGGCGCCGTGGGCATTCAGTCCGGAAGCATTTTCCATCACTTCAAGAGCAAGGACGAAATCCTGCGGGCGGTGATGGAGGAGACCATTCTCTACAACACCGCGTTGATGCGAGCGGCCATCGCCGAGGCCGGCAATGTGCGCGAGCAGGTGCTGGCGCTGATCCGCTGTGAGTTGCAGTCGATCATGGGCGGCAGCGGCGAGGCCATGGCCGTGCTGGTCTACGAATGGCGCTCGCTGTCCGAAGAGGGCCAGGCCAAGGTCTTGGCGCTGCGGGACATCTACGAAGACATCTGGCTACAAGTACTGGGCGAAGCCAAAACCGCCGGGTTTATCCGCGGCGATGTGTTCATCACCCGCCGCTTCCTGACCGGTGCATTGTCCTGGACCACCACCTGGTTTCGCGCCGGCGGCAGCATGAGCCTCGATCAGTTGGCCGATGAGGCGTTGATTCTGGTGCTGGAAGACCGGCAATAA
- a CDS encoding RNA polymerase factor sigma-70 encodes MMEPVSTSRCDTPLLQAFVDNRLILVKIAARITGCRSRAEDVVQDAFFRLQSAPPITSSIKAQLSYLFQIVRNLAIDHYRKQALEQKYSGPEEEGLNVVIQGASPETSHINFSTLEHIADALTELPSRTRYAFEMYRLHGVPQKDIAKELGVSPTLVNFMIRDALVHCRKVSGKRGDMAARQ; translated from the coding sequence ATGATGGAACCAGTATCCACAAGCAGGTGCGATACACCGCTACTTCAGGCATTCGTCGACAATCGACTGATTCTGGTGAAGATCGCAGCCCGAATTACCGGTTGTCGCTCACGTGCCGAAGATGTTGTGCAGGATGCATTCTTCCGGCTGCAATCGGCCCCGCCCATCACCAGTTCGATCAAGGCTCAGCTCAGCTACCTGTTCCAGATCGTGCGCAACCTGGCGATCGACCACTACCGCAAGCAGGCGCTGGAGCAGAAGTATTCCGGCCCTGAAGAGGAAGGGCTGAATGTGGTGATCCAGGGTGCGTCACCGGAAACGTCGCACATCAATTTCTCGACGCTGGAGCACATTGCCGATGCGTTGACCGAGTTGCCGAGCCGCACCCGCTACGCCTTCGAGATGTATCGCCTGCACGGCGTACCGCAAAAGGACATCGCCAAGGAACTCGGCGTCTCGCCGACCCTGGTGAACTTCATGATCCGTGACGCGCTGGTGCATTGCCGCAAGGTGTCGGGCAAGCGTGGCGATATGGCTGCTCGCCAATAA
- a CDS encoding GNAT family N-acetyltransferase — protein MPHLNDLNALCLPTGSRLAADETDCRLSLNLEGQPLLTLRLSRGPELHVQLEERFSRPEEQALWAACYWLFARDPDCQRLTWQLQEVPDEAVLSGLLIPTPVSGQYHCERTLFWHLPQPWLRHSLTGSYPQQMLITDGKRHPRRPVKPRGEVYRRFDARLGARVSLRTLDIEQDLARFNRWQNNPRVASFWQEEGSLEQHRQYLSKLEADPHTLTLIGCFDDQPFAYFEAYWAREDRIAPFYEAGDYDRGIHMLVGEENHRGPHKVASWLSALVHYLFLDDPRTRRVVAEPRADNAKMIGYMQEQRFHCEKEFDFPHKRAALMVLGRERFFDRCKLA, from the coding sequence ATGCCCCATCTCAATGACCTGAATGCCCTGTGTCTGCCGACAGGCAGTCGTCTTGCTGCTGATGAAACCGATTGCCGCCTGAGTCTGAATCTGGAAGGGCAACCGTTGCTTACCCTGCGGCTCAGTCGTGGCCCGGAGTTGCACGTGCAACTGGAGGAGCGCTTCAGTCGCCCTGAAGAACAGGCATTGTGGGCGGCCTGTTACTGGCTGTTCGCTCGCGACCCCGACTGCCAGCGTCTGACCTGGCAACTGCAAGAGGTGCCGGACGAAGCCGTGCTCAGTGGCTTGCTGATTCCGACGCCCGTCAGCGGCCAGTATCACTGCGAGCGCACCCTGTTCTGGCACTTACCGCAGCCGTGGCTGAGGCATTCCCTGACCGGCAGCTACCCGCAGCAAATGCTCATCACCGACGGCAAGCGTCATCCACGGCGGCCGGTCAAGCCCCGGGGTGAAGTGTATCGACGCTTCGATGCGCGGCTGGGCGCCCGGGTTTCCCTGCGCACGCTGGACATCGAGCAAGACCTGGCACGCTTCAACCGTTGGCAGAACAACCCGCGAGTTGCGAGTTTCTGGCAGGAGGAAGGCAGCCTCGAACAGCATCGCCAATACCTGAGCAAACTCGAGGCCGACCCGCACACGCTGACGCTGATCGGTTGTTTCGACGATCAGCCGTTCGCTTATTTCGAAGCCTACTGGGCCAGGGAAGATCGCATTGCACCCTTTTATGAGGCCGGCGATTACGACCGTGGCATTCACATGCTGGTGGGCGAAGAAAATCACCGCGGTCCGCACAAGGTGGCGAGCTGGTTATCGGCGCTGGTGCATTACCTGTTTCTCGATGATCCGCGCACCCGGCGCGTGGTTGCCGAGCCCCGTGCCGATAACGCGAAGATGATCGGGTACATGCAGGAGCAGCGCTTTCACTGCGAGAAAGAGTTCGACTTCCCGCACAAGCGCGCGGCCCTGATGGTGTTGGGTCGGGAGCGGTTTTTTGACCGGTGCAAGTTGGCCTGA